A region from the Algoriphagus machipongonensis genome encodes:
- a CDS encoding DUF4382 domain-containing protein: MKNLFNYLMMVGVMLFAVACSNDDDGSPSNGMAKVNFYMVDAPGDFEEVWVEVLAVRVKADGDDDMDDDGIDDDDDEIGWIEIPYDETNRYVNLLDLTGENSLFLGSEDFPEGEIDQLRLVLGDDNYVIKNGDRFDLKTPSAQQSGLKIKVDEDIEGGMSYNLVIDFDVAKSIVEAGNSGNIILKPVLRAYMEEAASGVMGQVFPDEAMPVAVSASKGDDTYNTFVDDDGNFKILGMDDGLYTITFTPNDEYAILIVDDVMVEEGMVETMDPITLVPIEE; this comes from the coding sequence ATGAAAAATTTATTCAATTATTTGATGATGGTGGGAGTCATGTTGTTTGCTGTAGCCTGCTCCAATGATGACGATGGTAGTCCCTCCAATGGGATGGCAAAAGTAAACTTCTACATGGTAGATGCTCCGGGAGATTTTGAAGAAGTGTGGGTGGAGGTCTTAGCTGTTCGTGTGAAAGCGGACGGTGATGATGACATGGATGATGATGGAATAGATGATGACGATGATGAAATTGGATGGATCGAAATTCCATATGATGAAACTAATCGTTATGTGAATTTACTGGATCTAACAGGAGAAAACTCTTTATTCTTAGGATCTGAAGATTTTCCTGAAGGAGAAATTGATCAATTAAGATTGGTATTAGGGGATGATAATTATGTCATTAAAAATGGTGATAGATTTGATTTAAAAACTCCTAGTGCTCAACAATCTGGTCTTAAAATAAAAGTTGATGAAGATATAGAAGGCGGAATGAGTTATAATTTAGTCATTGATTTTGATGTGGCTAAATCTATTGTAGAAGCTGGAAATTCAGGAAATATAATTCTTAAGCCAGTTTTAAGAGCTTATATGGAAGAGGCAGCTTCAGGAGTGATGGGTCAAGTTTTCCCTGACGAAGCAATGCCAGTAGCTGTAAGTGCTAGTAAAGGAGATGACACTTATAATACCTTCGTAGATGATGATGGAAATTTCAAGATTTTAGGGATGGATGATGGTCTTTATACGATCACCTTTACTCCAAATGATGAATATGCCATCTTGATAGTAGATGATGTGATGGTAGAAGAAGGTATGGTAGAAACAATGGATCCCATAACGCTGGTTCCTATAGAAGAA